The proteins below come from a single Drosophila suzukii chromosome X, CBGP_Dsuzu_IsoJpt1.0, whole genome shotgun sequence genomic window:
- the LOC108005243 gene encoding uncharacterized protein, translating into MSSEQPGRQPEAEGSHEQETEAEPEALVTEVPSIPSVASSVEENAPSTSRTGKTTAPLSGCVVRIKRELQDIRKHPPPNCTAEMQNEDLFRWTAGVNGPAGSVYEGGHFRLDIRFPASYPFRPPRIRFTTRIYHCNVDSRGAICLDVLGERWSPVMNVSKVLLSIYVLMSECNPDDPLVMCIADQYKTNRKEHDKIARHWTKLFAMTKAQIKDEEEDQDQSQVENQKQDPVASQSKN; encoded by the exons ATGTCCAGCGAGCAGCCCGGCCGTCAACCGGAAGCGGAAGGCAGCCACGAACAGGAAACGGAAGCGGAGCCCGAGGCCCTGGTAACCGAAGTGCCCTCGATCCCCAGTGTGGCCAGTTCCGTGGAGGAGAATGCACCCAGCACCAGCCGAACGGGGAAAACCACCGCACCACTCAGTGGTTGTGTGGTGCGAATCAAGCGCGAACTGCAGGACATTCGAAAGCATCCGCCACCGAATTGCACCGCCGAAATGCAAAACGAGGATCTCTTCCGCTGGACGGCAGGTGTGAACGGGCCGGCTGGCTCCGTTTACGAGGGCGGTCACTTCCGGCTGGACATCCGATTTCCGGCCAGCTATCCCTTCCGGCCGCCTCGCATCCGGTTCACCACCCGAATTTACCATTGCAACGTGGACAGCCGAGGCGCCATTTGCCTGGACGTCCTCGGGGAACGATGGTCGCCAGTGATGAATGTGTCCAAG GTTCTGCTGTCCATTTACGTGCTGATGAGTGAGTGCAATCCGGATGATCCTTTGGTCATGTGCATTGCAGATCAGTACAAGACCAATCGCAAGGAGCACGACAAGATCGCCAGACACTGGACCAAGCTGTTTGCGATGACCAAGGCGCAGATCAAGGATGAGGAAGAGGATCAggatcagagccaggtggaaaaTCAGAAACAGGACCCAGTGGCAAGTCAGTCCAAAAATTAG